Below is a genomic region from Lampris incognitus isolate fLamInc1 chromosome 2, fLamInc1.hap2, whole genome shotgun sequence.
acCTACTTTAGGCAGGTTAGCTATTCACCATGTGGATCagagactgtccctttaagacagtgggttcaggggttagcaggggggaTTGTGGGTGGATGCGAGGTTGAGGTTTTGATGACTGAATTGTTCACTTGGAAGTTAgtgggaggaaataaacgaccccagggctgtgtggtcaaaaggaaaagtggtctcgtctcctttttgTCATCCTCCACagcagtaaaataaataaataaaaaaaaatgaaaatgaaaagaagGACCTGGTGTCACAGATTCAAAGCACAACGGTTGTGTGactttattgtaaactatacagGATAATTTCCTTAAGTTTGTAACTGACTGCACATTCTCCCTTGGGTAGTTAAAAGCTGTAATattaaagggggtgggggtggggggtagaccTCTGACTGCTGAAACAAACAGGATCTTAAAATGAAATTCTTAAAACATACTGGGAGTCAAAGCAGTGACGCATTAAAGAGAACATGAAATGaaaactgacccccccccctttctcccaattgtatccggccagttaacccactcttctaagctgttcccggtctctgctccaccacctctgccgatccgggggggctgcagactaccacatgcttcctccgatacatgtggagtcgccagccgcttcttttcacctgacagtgaggagtttcaccagggggatgtagcgcgtgggaggatcacactattccccccagttcccccctacccgaacaggcgcctcaaccaaccagaggaggcgctagtgcaacaaccaggacccatacccacatccgacttcccacccgcagacacggccaattgcgtctgtagggatgcccgaccaagccggaggtaacatggggattcgaactggcgatccccgtgtcggtaggcaacggaatagtccgccatGCTACCTGCATGCCTGTTTCAAGCATTTTAAGTATGAAAAGTGATGCAAGTGATTTGCTTTTAACTGCTTGAAAGAAAAAACAAGGATTAGAAGACCCTGATGTAATCATTTCAATTCACATTTTGCCCTGATGTGGGCACATAGCTTTGTTTAAAATGCCATGCAACTCACGTCCAATAGGGGCAAGTTTAGTCTGCTCCCGCTTGCCCAGTTCTTCATTTTTCCTGTGAACCCAAAGGCGCCAGACATCTAGGCCCTCCTCCGGCTTCAGACAATCTGGACCTAGGAGCTCTGGGGGTGGCTCAGGATGAGACTGGGTCTCTTCTTGACCctacagaagacagacagaagaTTGTCAAAATATGTTCCTTCTGCGAATTAGGGCTGCAGGGCACACACAAAACACTATGGTGATTAACTTGGTAAATACTGTATCTGCACATGATAACGCCAAACAGAACAAAGCAAGGGACCCAGAAAAAGAGTCTGGAGCCTAAATAGAAAAATGTACAATCAACCAGCACCTTTGTTACAAGAACATAATCAGGGTTTGAAATACTTTTAGCTGTGAATATACTTTACCAGTACTTCTCTTTAGACTTTCCCCTGATTTCTAATCTCATATCAAATATTTCCAAGCTAGGTGGACGCACACCTGTCAGACATTTGACATCGTAACAATCGCACACTACAAAAATGAATTCAAAATGCACTTGTACTGTAACTCTTGCAAAATAATTTCTGTTCTTTTATATTAAAATACCAATATGAATTTTGGTCAGTACTACTTAGAATCATCACTATGGTGGGATTGTTTGGTTAACTGCCAGCGTAACTGAcaagaaacaaacaaatgagGCCTAAAGCGCAGGCTAAGCTCAAGTTTCGGAAGATTTGCAGAAAACGCTGTTGCTTATCTTTACCTGCTGTTGTTCTTGTCTCTCGTCACCTTGGCTGTGCTGCTGACTTGGGTCCCAGATTTGTACAGACTGTGTAGTGTTATACGCCCCTCCTACAGTCTGCACTGCTACAGGGATGTGAATGTTACCGTTCATGAACTGCGCTGGGAACAGAGTCTGTACCACCTCCTCCTGTGTCCCGGCAGAGACTGACTGGATACCTGCGGACCTTGGCGAGGAACCGGACGCCATTTTGTCCTTACTGTGGGTGGTAGCAACTTGAACTGTGCTGTATGCCTCCTGGGGTATGGCAATGTGAGCTACACCCTGCTGTTGAGGGGTAGAGTACACGGGTATAGTCCAAGTTTCACCGGTGGGACCCGTTATTGTGCCCGTGGTGCTGTACAACTGAGCGCTGTCAACAGTGAGCAGATCTGGTCGCAGGGATACATAACCCTGCTGCTGACCTTGAGGGATGGCCAGGACTGTGGCCACCTGCTGCCCCTGTGGAACGGTGTAGGACACAGCCAGGGGAACATCTACTTTGCGCTTCTTGGCGGGTTGGAGAACGCTGGAGAACGTGCCTGAccttctctccgtctccctcggTGAACCAGGCTGCTGGGTGGGAGACATGGTCTCTATCGTTTGAATCTGGATTTGCTGGCCACCTGGGAGTTGGATCTGTTGGCCACTTTGGAGCTGGATCTGTTGGCCCCCTTGAAGTTGAATCTGTTGGCCCCCTTGAAGTTGAATCTGTTGACCCCCTTGCAGCTGGATCTGTTGGCCACTCGACAGCTGGATCTGCTGTCCTCCAGCGACAGCTGCAACCAGCTGTGCCTGTATCTGTGAAGGTACATTCATGCCATCTTCAAGATCAAGACGAGCTGAAAGTAATGCTTCCCAGCCAAGCGCTTTCTACGCATGTCTGGTTCAATAAATACCTGCTGTTGCTGCTCCTCTGTGAACTCTCCCTGGTGGATAAGTGTTGTGCCAGGTGCGATGCCCTGCAGGTCTTGCTGGGAGGGGGAGGCCACCTGAATCACCTGGCCTATTGTATTCCCTTGCTGTCCCTGGATCTGTACCTTATTTGAAAGGGAACACAGAAAGTAAAAGGAAAGCCAGCATTCATACACAACTAAAACACACTGGACTGAAAAATTACTCCCTTTTGTTAGTGATGCTGAATTTCCATGTTCAAAATATGACACTGAATAAATGAAGAACTTAATTTTATAATTAAAAAAATGAGAACCTAGCGATTATAAGGATACACCAAAACAGACAATGATATCAAAGTTCCCTTCAGGGATTAAACAGAGGAGGTGTAAGAAAATGTTGATACATTAGATCATCATGACACTATCTTTCACATTATTGTATTGATGTTCGGAAACGCTACCGATTCCTGATTACAAGGAAATTGTGTTGTTTACGTCTCCGGCCACTAGGAGGAAGGTGCAGTTTTGGGCTGCATGGAACCACAACAATAGCAGGCGTTGCCAGCACCACACTTGGTATGGCTCCGATTACTCGGATTTTAGGCATATGGAGGCATTTTCTCCAGGAGATTTTATCAAAATTTTGAAAATAACTTTGAAACATGTCAGTGTATCATAATATACCACAATATATTAAACTGAGACAAATTGTATCACCAaattcttgccaatacacagccctattaACTAGGGAGGAACATCAAAGTATGTATCTAATTCCAAACTACAATACCCTGCAATATGTGTAACAAATTGTTGTAGCACATCTGATAGAGCAAGGGTCACCACAAATAAAATAAGCTATGACAAAATGTATTACTAATGAAATACTGCACTGCATACTCCCCTCTTTCATCCTTTCCCCTTAACTGATTATTTCAAGACCAAGCTTAGCCCATTGTCACTGTGCAGTTACCATTCCCCCCCAAAAATGAAAGGGCACAAATAAAGCCAAGTTAATTCTCAAATAACCAATGATTTCTTTATTCCAAATAGCCTCCTCAGtcgcaactgactgcaggtatccccacccttataaataatatagtggcacaacgaccgaaaacaagccactgtattatttataagggtggggatgcctgcagtcagttgagactgaagaggtcacttagatgagcgatgaaacgtttctctcgataaatgtgtccagatgaaccgattcacctttctgtaattcccttacctggattattcagcatgcataaagacatttattCCAAACAGGCTTTATTGATGCGTTTTCATAACATCTTCTGTTCATGATTCAAAATTAATTTGTTTAACTGTTAAATAAAAGGTAAAGGAGCAGCCTCTTTGCCAGAGGGGTTTTATATTAGTGGATGGCTACCAGGGCTGGGACGATATGCTTATCTCCTGATTTGATACTGCCACGATACTTGGGCGCCGACTTGATATGTATTGCAATTCTCAAGTATTGGGATTCTACCAGAATTGGTTTTCGATATTACGATTTATTGcgatttttgtttgctttttcaaTGCTAGACCATGGGAAAAAGTTGAATCATACACTTCTAGAGACTGTATATCATAAGTcacatttccaaaaacaatgcacATCACGCGTCAGTCAGTCTTTGAGTTTTATTTCAGCAGCATCATTGCTATACTGCATATAAAGGTGGTAAATAATTGTTTTTGAAGTAAAGTGCTACACTTAGCGGTTCCTCCTCATCAAGCTACCCCCataagtaaataataaataaaatattagGGCAAAATGAATAGAGCCCCTGAAAACTGCACACAGCACAAATGTGAGCCTTAAAATCAACATCCTTCACATATGAAATTGAACTTGAAAATTGTCCTTTCCTGATTcaggacttaaaaaaaaaatactgtagcgaattcagtggcagtccgggaaccgtcgccacaaccgTGACGCgaaccagtcgactacagggtccgacccgtttgtcaaggaccaacgtgtctacttatccacgcacgttacactacacccccccccccttcgggaagcgcatcccagctccttcacgcctctgggcgcacgcgcttccgatgacctcacggtctcaccatcccacttctgacaccaatgtagcgaattcggggggcaacgtaaccacaggaactgccgcggccgggaagcgaacccgtgtcgcccgcaccgcaggagacatcgctaaccgctcgactaaaggatcagacccgttagtcagggaccaacgtgtctacttatccatgcacgttacaatacttaaatcataatacccccccccccacacacactccttGTGGCTACTTATATCTGGTGGGCAGAGTGCCGATTATGGAAATAGTAGGGAAAACATCGTGGGGGCATCAATAAATAAGGACAAACTAACCTGCACAATTTGCTGCTCAGGCAGTTGAGGTGAAATTTCTGCTGACGTCACCTGCACCTATCAAAAACATTCATGAAATACAGTAGGTTACCAAACAGCACATTGATGAACAGTGATAATAGCAACATTGATCAGCAAAAGTGAGCATCAATGTGAGGAACCTGCCCTTACCGGACAAGCCAGTTCGAGCAGAGACCCAGCCACCTCCGTGCTGTCTGCATAGACACAATTGGTGCCCTGTTGGTAAACCATTGTAGTGGTGGTTGCACCTTCCTGTTGGCTGAACTCCTGTAGCACCTCTGGCCCCTTGGCGAGTGATTCTAAAAACTCCTTCATCCTGTGCTGGGGGATACTACGGGCCTTCTGCCGCACATATTCATCAAATGAGACCACACCACTCTCTTGCTCATTCATTGTCACTTGACCTAGAGCTGAGGGCAATGGATGTCAAAAAAAAATTGGAGGATCTAATCATAGCCAGAGAGGGATACATTACCATGGGAGCACACTGAGTTTGCTGCATGCACAGATACGATCTGCAATGAAAAACAATCTCAAGAGTGGTGATCAGAAACACTTCTATCTGGGCGTCGCTGAATTGGATTGAATGCTGCGACTCTGAGCAATTCTAGTTAGAAATTTCGAGGGCGGTGCGGCTGACATGGAGACGAACCAAAGGGGGTCAAAGATCAGGTCCTTTTCCATTACTCTGAAAACGACTGTACCATACTACTTATCAATCAATTAAGAGCAATAGCGACACATAGTTGGCTTTGTGAATGGAGATGTCAAGAGCACTTATGACAGCGGAGAGCCTTTGCTGGCTGGTTGAAAACGTATCAGTTCAGCCTAGCATTTGTAGCAAGGCTTTGCTTTACTGCACGCTGGACAAGCAGTTAGCGCCCTGGCTAACAATTAGCTCTATCCTGCACCACGGAACAGCCGCGGGCGGCTATTTTCTTTATCCGAAAAGCCTGACGGCACGTGGTCAAGCATCAGTACGATGGGGGGAAACCCCCACGTATTGGCCAAGTAAAGCTCGCAAAATCGCGGTATTGGCTCGCTACGGCTGCTTTTGCTAGCTcccgtgctagctagctagctagctagctagctcggcgGCGGAGGAGGATCCTCTCATGCTACCTTAAATAAAATGAAATCCTCTTCCTTTGCGCCAAGGCACGGTgtttaaaaataaaaagctgataAAAGGTCTCGCAGCGTCCGCGTGTCGTGCACAGCTGGAGCCTCGCGAACGTTGCGGCGCGGCGTGCGGCTGACCACGCAAACGATGCCGCTCTGGGAAACGCGATATAACTTCGCGCGACAACCGCAGCCACGCGTCTGGCGTGCGGCTTATTTTCTCGGCACGCGTCCCGGCCACGCTTCGATCGGCTAATAATGGGGAGTTTTACCGGCGCAGAAAAAGCCCAGGCGTCGGTCGTCCGCAGGAGTCCCGGCAAGTACCGCACGACACACAGGCAACCGCGGGGTACTGTGCGTGTTCAGGTAAACGATCAAGAAAAGGACGGAAGTAGGCCCCCGAGCAGCGCCGAGCCCCGGACCACTCGCTTCGAGCAATGGCCCTCTTACAAACCGACCTGAGCGGAGACTGGTTCCCATCCAGGCGTCAGCCGCCTCTCGCGTTGTAACCTGAATGGCGATCTTCGGGCGCTTCGACGCCGAGGCGCGTGCTCAGCGGCCCAAAGCCGCGCGTTTAATACACATTTTTTTCTAACCACGCGCGGCAATTGTGTGCCGTTTTATGACAACTTGACAGGAGTTTCCTCCGGCGGGGCTGAGGATTTCTCTCGGTCAGGGAGGCCAAATGAACGCCAGTTGTGTGTTCTGGCCTCAACTTCTGCCGTGTTACCAAACTTGGCCTCCTAACGTAACAGCAAAATAGAATTACAGAAAGCAACGTTGTCAACTATTGTCCATAAGCGTGGCACGAAGTAACGGTTTAATAAATCGAATGCTGAATAATTCATATGATatggaaacaaacaaaaaaaatgaaatgtagtTGCTGAAACAACGCCTTTCTTGGTAATAGACACGAGTTCCTGGGCTTTTTGTTACACCCAGTAAATATACATTAATAACAAGCTGAACACATAGCACTCACTAACATGAaggttttttgcccccccccacagAAACGCTGATCGTTACAGTCGTTAAACAAGCGGCATAATTAAATCTGCAGCACAGATTTATGCAGACCCGTTGCAGATTTCGATTTCTACAACTCGTCAAAAGAGTCGCGTGAAACCAAGCACGCGACGAGCAGCAAAGCAGTTTCTAAACACTGTCCCGTAGTGTTCTGCTCGTTTCGTCGGACGCGTCACGCCGTGGCACGCGTGTCCTTTAACGCAGTCTAACTTCCCCAGTCTGCCTTAAAGAGCCAGGCATGTGCCAGTGAGGGCCTCCCCCTGTTCGCCCCACAACAAACTGCTCCTTGCCTGTCTTAAGGTGGACCCAAAGAGATGTGCAGCGCACACGGGTTACGTCTTCCATTTGCTTCATAGGAAAGAGTTAATTCCCGCACTCCTGTACACTTTCTGTGACTCTTCCAGGGCTTGTTTAGTGGAAAGTATAGTGGTTTATTttgtagagagaaaaaaaaaagcacacacactgacgaGACAAGCATCCTGTTTTTGGACGTGTCTTTTGTGAAGCATTTCTAAAATGTTTTATTCCGTTGTGTATAACATTTGCTATGAATTGAAGTTGGCTTTAAAGGTGAGGCGGGAAATACTCT
It encodes:
- the LOC130107816 gene encoding transcriptional regulator QRICH1-like; its protein translation is MNEQESGVVSFDEYVRQKARSIPQHRMKEFLESLAKGPEVLQEFSQQEGATTTTMVYQQGTNCVYADSTEVAGSLLELACPVQVTSAEISPQLPEQQIVQVQIQGQQGNTIGQVIQVASPSQQDLQGIAPGTTLIHQGEFTEEQQQQIQAQLVAAVAGGQQIQLSSGQQIQLQGGQQIQLQGGQQIQLQGGQQIQLQSGQQIQLPGGQQIQIQTIETMSPTQQPGSPRETERRSGTFSSVLQPAKKRKVDVPLAVSYTVPQGQQVATVLAIPQGQQQGYVSLRPDLLTVDSAQLYSTTGTITGPTGETWTIPVYSTPQQQGVAHIAIPQEAYSTVQVATTHSKDKMASGSSPRSAGIQSVSAGTQEEVVQTLFPAQFMNGNIHIPVAVQTVGGAYNTTQSVQIWDPSQQHSQGDERQEQQQGQEETQSHPEPPPELLGPDCLKPEEGLDVWRLWVHRKNEELGKREQTKLAPIGRRQPLRFQEDLVSSAVAELNLGLSLMTQEARGLQEEEYAPDVLYYVFLCIQKYLSENGRVDDIFADPYYTRFSESLHKLLDGWRPTVHPLGYLIPCHVSEEMLWECKQLGAHSPATLLTTLMYFNTKYFHLTTVEQHMKVAFSKVLRHTKKSSSSAKDKTTSIRFLQSQGPHHAGQKVTDDMYEEQSEDSENPLRCPIKLYDFYLFKCPQSAKGRNDAYYLTPEPVVAPNSPIWYSAQPITSQQVEHMLARIIVVREIQEIIGTVPGNIN